A part of Silvimonas soli genomic DNA contains:
- a CDS encoding GlsB/YeaQ/YmgE family stress response membrane protein, whose translation MLHYIWMFIIGIIVGLIARFIMPGAQGMGLIMTGVVGIVGSFVGGFIARIFSKPPEGSPVHPAGILLSIVGAIVVLYVVQMLQH comes from the coding sequence ATGCTGCATTACATCTGGATGTTCATTATCGGCATTATCGTGGGCTTGATCGCCCGCTTTATCATGCCGGGCGCCCAAGGCATGGGCCTGATCATGACTGGCGTTGTCGGTATTGTCGGCTCGTTTGTTGGCGGTTTCATCGCCCGCATTTTCAGCAAACCACCCGAAGGATCACCCGTTCACCCTGCCGGAATATTGCTATCCATTGTCGGGGCAATCGTTGTGCTTTACGTGGTGCAAATGCTTCAACATTGA